In Kryptolebias marmoratus isolate JLee-2015 linkage group LG4, ASM164957v2, whole genome shotgun sequence, the following proteins share a genomic window:
- the LOC108231137 gene encoding ras association domain-containing protein 1 isoform X1, producing the protein MSWGEFIELRDLRSTREQAALADARSPCSPPRLERTNALRISPGRVPDLLSRVGIIRVLSSTQDPQLPEEKGEGHNFQPCSHAQPTWCDLCGDFIWGLYKQSLRCVNCRFTCHYRCRALIRLDCSWDRGSVADHAGVVEHNVETDTNVDERTDSVKQELTTPEVLQKVKEYNAQINSNLFMNMNKDGSYTGFIKVQFKLARPVSVPAPKKGGHDVGGRRASGVKRRTSFYLPKDASKHLHISSRTTSREVIEALLKKFTVVDNPGKFALFERSERHDQVYVRKLSDEERPLRLRLCSGPNEKVLSFVIKENETGEVNWHAFSMPELKNFLLILQREEEEHVKQIVQRYALARTKMQEALSGSTPG; encoded by the exons ATGTCTTGGGGCGAGTTCATCGAGCTGCGGGACCTGAGGTCGACCAGGGAGCAGGCGGCACTAGCAGACGCGCGTTCACCATGCTCGCCCCCACGCCTGGAGAGGACCAACGCCCTGAGGATCAGCCCCGGCAGGGTGCCGGATCTCCTGAGCCGGGTGGGCATCATCCGGGTCCTGAGCAGCACCCAGGACCCCCAGCTCCCGGAGGAGAAGGGGGAGGGGCACAACTTCCAGCCCTGCAGCCACGCTCAGCCCACGTGGTGCGACCTGTGCGGAGACTTCATCTGGGGCCTTTACAAGCAGAGCCTGCGGTGTGTCA acTGCAGATTCACTTGCCACTACCGCTGTCGTGCCCTGATTCGCCTGGACTGCAGCTGGGACCGGGGCTCTGTGGCCGACCACGCCGGTGTCGTGGAGCACAACGTAGAGACAGACACAAACGTG GATGAACGGACTGATTCTGTAAAGCAGGAGTTGACCACACCGGAGGTTTTACAGAAGGTGAAGGAGTACAACGCTCAGATCAACAGTAATCTGTTCATGAACATG AACAAAGATGGCTCCTACACTGGCTTCATTAAGGTTCAGTTCAAGCTGGCGCGACCCGTGTCGGTCCCGGCTCCGAAGAAAGGAGGCCACGATGTCGGGGGGAGGAGGGCCAGCGGGGTGAAGCGTCGCACTTCCTTCTACCTGCCGAAGGACGCGTCCAAGCATTTGCACATAAGCTCGCGTACTACTTCCCGCGAGGTCATTGAGGCTTTGCTGAAGAAGTTTACCGTGGTGGACAATCCTGGCAAGTTTGCACTGTTTGAGCGCAGCGAGCGCCACGACCAAg TTTATGTTCGCAAGCTCTCTGATGAAGAGCGCCCCCTCCGTCTGCGCCTGTGCTCTGGGCCCAATGAGAAAGTCCTCAGTTTTGTCATCAAGGAGAATGAAACTGGTGAAGTCAAC TGGCATGCCTTCTCCATGCCCGAGCTGAAGAACTTCCTGCTCATCTTGCAGCGCGAGGAAGAGGAGCACGTCAAGCAGATAGTGCAGCGCTACGCCTTGGCCCGCACTAAGATGCAGGAGGCCCTGTCCGGCTCGACCCCCGGCTGA
- the LOC108231137 gene encoding ras association domain-containing protein 1 isoform X2 → MSSETNSSDKTPSFEMTWGSSTSSGYCSDEDSDPEFEQYFTARTSFFPKTRKVIAKDESAKKDERTDSVKQELTTPEVLQKVKEYNAQINSNLFMNMNKDGSYTGFIKVQFKLARPVSVPAPKKGGHDVGGRRASGVKRRTSFYLPKDASKHLHISSRTTSREVIEALLKKFTVVDNPGKFALFERSERHDQVYVRKLSDEERPLRLRLCSGPNEKVLSFVIKENETGEVNWHAFSMPELKNFLLILQREEEEHVKQIVQRYALARTKMQEALSGSTPG, encoded by the exons ATGTCAAGCGAAACGAACAGCTCGGACAAGACCCCGTCCTTCGAGATGACCTGGGGCAGCTCCACCAGCAGCGGCTACTGCAGCGACGAGGACTCCGACCCGGAGTTCGAGCAGTATTTCACCGCCCGGACCTCCTTCTTCCCCAAAACCCGAAAAGTTATCGCCAAGGACGAAAGCGCGAAGAAG GATGAACGGACTGATTCTGTAAAGCAGGAGTTGACCACACCGGAGGTTTTACAGAAGGTGAAGGAGTACAACGCTCAGATCAACAGTAATCTGTTCATGAACATG AACAAAGATGGCTCCTACACTGGCTTCATTAAGGTTCAGTTCAAGCTGGCGCGACCCGTGTCGGTCCCGGCTCCGAAGAAAGGAGGCCACGATGTCGGGGGGAGGAGGGCCAGCGGGGTGAAGCGTCGCACTTCCTTCTACCTGCCGAAGGACGCGTCCAAGCATTTGCACATAAGCTCGCGTACTACTTCCCGCGAGGTCATTGAGGCTTTGCTGAAGAAGTTTACCGTGGTGGACAATCCTGGCAAGTTTGCACTGTTTGAGCGCAGCGAGCGCCACGACCAAg TTTATGTTCGCAAGCTCTCTGATGAAGAGCGCCCCCTCCGTCTGCGCCTGTGCTCTGGGCCCAATGAGAAAGTCCTCAGTTTTGTCATCAAGGAGAATGAAACTGGTGAAGTCAAC TGGCATGCCTTCTCCATGCCCGAGCTGAAGAACTTCCTGCTCATCTTGCAGCGCGAGGAAGAGGAGCACGTCAAGCAGATAGTGCAGCGCTACGCCTTGGCCCGCACTAAGATGCAGGAGGCCCTGTCCGGCTCGACCCCCGGCTGA